The Proteus vulgaris genome has a segment encoding these proteins:
- the rpmA gene encoding 50S ribosomal protein L27: MAHKKAGGSTRNGRDSEAKRLGVKRFGGEAVLAGSIIVRQRGTKFHAGTNVGCGRDHTLFALADGKIKFEVKGPNNRKIYQHRS; this comes from the coding sequence ATGGCACATAAAAAGGCTGGCGGCTCGACTCGTAACGGTCGTGATTCCGAAGCAAAACGTCTGGGTGTTAAACGTTTCGGTGGTGAAGCTGTATTAGCAGGTAGCATCATCGTTCGTCAACGTGGTACTAAGTTCCATGCAGGTACTAACGTTGGTTGTGGTCGTGACCACACCCTGTTTGCATTAGCTGACGGAAAAATTAAGTTCGAAGTTAAAGGTCCAAACAACCGTAAAATTTATCAGCATCGAAGCTGA
- the obgE_1 gene encoding GTPase ObgE: MKFVDEAKILIVAGDGGNGCVSFRREKYIPNGGPDGGDGGDGGDVYMIADENLNTLIDYRFTKSYRAERGENGPQP, translated from the coding sequence ATGAAATTTGTTGATGAGGCCAAGATCCTGATCGTCGCGGGTGATGGTGGTAACGGCTGTGTGAGCTTTCGTCGCGAAAAATATATCCCTAATGGCGGACCAGACGGTGGTGATGGTGGTGATGGTGGTGACGTCTACATGATTGCAGACGAAAACCTAAATACCCTGATTGATTACCGTTTTACAAAATCTTATCGCGCTGAGCGTGGTGAAAATGGTCCACAGCCGTGA